In one Butyrivibrio proteoclasticus B316 genomic region, the following are encoded:
- the fliS gene encoding flagellar export chaperone FliS, with product MEMTKKECEGAYMPVLSSQQRAYAQYKNNKVMSASGPELTLMLYDGAIKFLNIADFAIEKNDIYKAHENIVKTEKIIDYLRNTLDMKYAVAQDFENMYSYIARRLVEANIGKDREIIAEVNKHMHAIRDNWIEVMKANHVYVKDA from the coding sequence ATGGAAATGACAAAAAAAGAATGCGAGGGAGCGTATATGCCAGTACTTTCATCACAACAAAGAGCTTATGCACAGTACAAAAATAATAAGGTCATGTCTGCGTCAGGCCCTGAACTGACACTGATGCTATATGATGGAGCTATCAAGTTCCTCAATATTGCAGATTTTGCTATTGAGAAGAACGATATATATAAGGCACATGAAAATATAGTAAAGACTGAGAAGATAATCGATTACTTGAGAAATACTCTGGATATGAAGTATGCGGTTGCTCAGGATTTTGAGAACATGTACTCTTATATAGCAAGAAGACTTGTTGAAGCTAATATAGGAAAAGATCGTGAGATCATAGCAGAAGTCAACAAACATATGCATGCGATAAGAGATAACTGGATAGAAGTTATGAAGGCTAATCATGTGTATGTTAAGGATGCGTGA
- a CDS encoding flagellin N-terminal helical domain-containing protein — protein sequence MVVQHNITAMNSNRQLGITTDVQAKSSEKLSSGYRINRAADDAAGLAISEKMRRQVRGLTQASANAQDGISIVQTAEGALNEVHDMLQRMNELAVKAANDTLTTQDRSYIQQEITQLSDEITRTAASTEFNNQHLLDGTFTNKNLQVGSETNEQNQINICIKRLSATSIGVGAVIKETNSGITGTGNDQMDVMSHSNAKLAIENIKQALISISKQRSDLGAIQNRLEHTIKNLDNVVENTQAAESQIRDTDMAEEMVRYSNNNILAQAGQSMLAQANQTNQGVLSLLQ from the coding sequence ATGGTAGTACAACACAACATCACTGCGATGAACTCTAACAGACAGCTCGGCATCACAACTGATGTCCAGGCTAAATCTTCTGAGAAACTCTCTTCTGGTTACAGAATCAATAGAGCAGCTGATGATGCTGCAGGTCTTGCGATTTCCGAAAAGATGAGAAGACAGGTAAGAGGTCTTACACAGGCTTCTGCTAATGCACAGGATGGTATCTCTATAGTTCAGACTGCTGAGGGTGCGCTCAACGAAGTACATGATATGTTACAGCGTATGAATGAGCTTGCTGTTAAGGCTGCCAATGATACACTTACAACACAGGATCGTTCCTATATCCAGCAGGAAATTACACAGCTTTCTGATGAGATCACAAGAACAGCTGCTTCTACAGAATTCAATAACCAGCATCTTCTGGATGGAACATTTACTAATAAGAACCTTCAGGTTGGTTCGGAAACTAACGAACAGAACCAGATCAATATCTGCATCAAGAGACTTAGTGCAACAAGTATCGGTGTTGGTGCAGTAATTAAGGAGACCAATTCAGGTATTACTGGCACTGGTAATGACCAGATGGACGTTATGTCCCACTCAAATGCTAAGTTAGCTATTGAGAATATTAAGCAGGCTCTTATCTCTATTTCAAAGCAGAGATCAGACCTCGGTGCTATCCAGAACAGACTTGAGCATACAATCAAGAACCTGGATAACGTAGTAGAGAATACACAGGCAGCTGAATCACAGATTCGTGATACAGATATGGCTGAGGAGATGGTTAGATATTCTAACAACAACATCCTCGCTCAGGCAGGTCAGTCAATGCTTGCTCAGGCAAATCAGACAAATCAGGGTGTACTTTCACTCCTTCAGTAA
- a CDS encoding flagellin N-terminal helical domain-containing protein — translation MVVQHNITAMNSNRQLGITTGIQAKSSEKLSSGYKINRAADDAAGLAISEKMRRQVRGLTQASANAQDGISAVQTAEGALNEVHDMLQRMNELATKAANDTLTTTDRTYIQSEMNALSTEITRTAEATEFNNQKLLDGSFTNKNLQVGSETEAKNQIEICIKSMSATSIGVATSDIKVTSHADAKNTITAVKAALESISTQRSDLGAIQNRLEHTIKNLDNVVENTQSAESAIRDTDMATEMVKYSNNNILAQAGQSMLAQANQSNQGVLSLLG, via the coding sequence ATGGTAGTACAACACAACATTACAGCGATGAATTCAAACAGACAGCTTGGTATCACAACTGGTATTCAGGCAAAGTCAAGTGAGAAACTGTCATCTGGTTACAAGATCAACAGAGCAGCAGATGATGCAGCAGGTCTTGCTATATCAGAAAAGATGAGACGTCAGGTTAGAGGTCTTACACAGGCTTCTGCTAACGCTCAGGATGGTATCTCAGCAGTACAGACAGCTGAAGGTGCTCTTAACGAAGTTCATGATATGCTTCAGAGAATGAACGAACTTGCAACAAAGGCTGCAAACGATACTCTGACAACTACAGACCGTACATACATCCAGTCTGAGATGAATGCTCTTTCAACAGAGATCACAAGAACAGCTGAAGCAACAGAGTTCAACAACCAGAAGCTTCTCGATGGTTCTTTCACAAACAAGAATCTTCAGGTTGGTTCTGAGACAGAAGCTAAGAACCAGATTGAAATCTGCATTAAGAGTATGTCAGCTACATCAATCGGTGTTGCAACATCAGACATTAAGGTTACATCACATGCTGATGCAAAGAATACTATCACAGCCGTAAAGGCAGCTCTTGAGTCAATTTCAACTCAGAGATCTGATCTTGGTGCTATCCAGAACAGACTTGAGCATACTATCAAGAATCTTGATAACGTTGTTGAGAATACTCAGAGTGCTGAATCTGCTATCCGTGATACAGATATGGCTACCGAGATGGTTAAGTATTCTAACAATAACATCCTTGCACAGGCAGGTCAGTCTATGCTGGCACAGGCTAATCAGTCTAACCAGGGTGTTCTTTCACTTCTCGGCTAA
- a CDS encoding glycosyltransferase family protein, translating into MNIIFYRYKSICEPDFIDAYKALGVDVIEDTDGMNSSLDISQKINRLGNMIYDNKPLFVFSINYLPFIAILCERLHVIYIAVTVDCPVFEIFNTSIRSSYNRIFLFDKAQYDAIHTENPQCIYHLPLGAATVRLNDTLGDTNGYRYDISFVGSLYNEKDPMPDTTLFSAAVSSKLDQVFENQLASDVYGMSELKKNVDNKLISELKNLSDSFYPSDMSVYDISDYVALNDYLGPHITYLERVKLLNLIGKSIDNAELHFFTQSETGDLSRNIHVHGGVDSLKEMPFVFRQSKINLNITTRSITSGLSQRIWDVLGCRGFLITNYQPEIDQFFSDGNDLVTYKSYEELIDKISYYLENNTERESIAQNGWAKVNESGSVLNRVIEILRIVTSQ; encoded by the coding sequence ATGAACATAATCTTCTACCGTTACAAAAGCATATGTGAACCAGATTTTATAGATGCTTATAAAGCTCTGGGTGTAGATGTCATAGAAGACACAGACGGAATGAACAGTTCTCTTGATATCAGCCAGAAAATAAACAGACTTGGAAATATGATTTACGACAACAAGCCTCTTTTTGTCTTTTCTATAAATTATCTTCCATTTATTGCTATTCTATGTGAAAGACTGCACGTCATCTATATTGCCGTTACAGTAGACTGCCCTGTATTTGAGATATTTAATACATCAATACGAAGTAGTTATAATCGCATTTTTCTTTTTGACAAAGCTCAATACGATGCGATACATACTGAAAATCCTCAGTGTATCTATCATCTGCCACTTGGAGCTGCAACAGTCAGATTAAATGACACCTTAGGCGATACCAACGGCTATAGATACGACATATCTTTTGTAGGATCTCTTTATAACGAAAAAGATCCTATGCCTGATACTACTCTTTTTTCTGCAGCTGTATCATCCAAACTTGACCAGGTTTTCGAAAACCAACTTGCTAGTGACGTATATGGCATGAGTGAACTGAAAAAGAATGTAGATAATAAGCTTATTTCTGAACTAAAGAATCTTAGTGACAGCTTCTATCCCTCCGACATGAGTGTTTATGATATCTCAGACTATGTTGCATTAAATGACTATTTGGGGCCTCATATCACGTATTTAGAAAGAGTCAAACTATTAAACCTCATTGGAAAGTCTATAGATAATGCAGAACTTCACTTTTTTACACAAAGTGAAACAGGTGATCTTTCAAGGAATATCCATGTTCATGGTGGTGTGGATAGTCTAAAAGAAATGCCATTTGTCTTCAGACAAAGTAAGATCAATTTGAACATTACCACCCGTTCAATCACAAGTGGCCTGTCACAAAGAATATGGGATGTTCTTGGCTGCAGAGGTTTTCTTATCACAAATTATCAGCCTGAAATAGATCAGTTTTTCTCAGATGGGAATGACCTTGTAACATACAAGAGCTATGAAGAACTGATTGATAAAATTAGCTATTATCTTGAAAATAATACAGAAAGAGAAAGCATTGCTCAAAATGGCTGGGCGAAAGTTAATGAAAGCGGATCAGTTCTTAACAGAGTCATCGAAATACTAAGGATTGTTACATCTCAGTGA
- a CDS encoding CgeB family protein: MKIGILYLNEIKYDELVWVIVKKGIDGEVIDTEISINSTSNQDTEKVVGLLKENGIDIAISMDFCPAISDACEKLGIKYVAWVYDAPQQALYNKQITNSCNHIFSFDRDQTGEALELGALDARHLPLGTNVYRNTSLVVDKEDEKRFACDVSFIGNMYVDDFYDKVYAQVSNNIQKELDDIMADAMGVWDGKSRIYGRLSPEATSELIEASGYRFYESNPFAMPVDRYLGTRILAIRLTELERKEIARRLSKYDFRLYTNTENFALEGVDVRPALSYDESLPKAYHLSKINLNITLHSITSGIPLRVFDIMGVGGFMLSNYQPEIEELFKIGRDIEVYRNIDELEDKVRYYLSHEEARSRIAINGYHTVSEKYSYDAGFEKIMRHIGLG, translated from the coding sequence ATGAAAATAGGAATACTATATTTGAACGAAATAAAATATGACGAGCTAGTGTGGGTAATAGTAAAAAAAGGGATTGATGGAGAAGTAATCGATACGGAAATCTCAATAAATAGCACTAGTAATCAGGATACAGAAAAGGTAGTTGGGCTATTAAAAGAAAATGGAATAGATATTGCTATATCCATGGACTTTTGTCCGGCAATTTCAGATGCATGCGAAAAACTGGGAATAAAATATGTCGCATGGGTATATGATGCGCCTCAGCAGGCATTATACAACAAGCAGATCACTAACAGTTGTAATCATATCTTTTCATTTGATAGAGATCAGACAGGTGAGGCGTTAGAGCTTGGTGCACTGGATGCTAGGCACTTACCGCTTGGTACTAATGTTTATAGGAATACTTCTCTGGTTGTTGATAAAGAAGATGAGAAGAGATTTGCCTGCGATGTTTCCTTTATTGGAAATATGTATGTAGATGATTTTTATGACAAGGTTTATGCACAGGTTTCCAACAATATCCAAAAAGAACTCGATGATATTATGGCTGATGCCATGGGAGTTTGGGATGGTAAAAGTAGAATATATGGAAGATTAAGTCCTGAGGCTACAAGCGAACTGATTGAAGCATCTGGTTATAGATTTTATGAGAGCAATCCCTTTGCCATGCCAGTGGATAGGTACCTTGGAACAAGAATCCTTGCTATAAGACTTACAGAACTTGAACGCAAAGAGATAGCCAGAAGATTATCTAAATATGACTTCAGGCTCTATACCAATACAGAGAATTTTGCGCTTGAAGGAGTGGATGTAAGGCCGGCTCTTAGCTACGATGAATCACTTCCTAAGGCTTATCATCTTAGTAAGATCAATTTGAATATTACTCTTCATTCCATTACATCCGGAATTCCCCTTAGAGTATTTGACATTATGGGAGTTGGTGGTTTTATGCTTAGTAACTACCAACCGGAGATTGAGGAGTTGTTCAAAATAGGAAGGGATATAGAAGTATACCGAAACATTGATGAACTCGAAGATAAGGTTAGATACTACCTTTCTCACGAAGAGGCAAGAAGCAGGATTGCTATTAATGGTTATCACACGGTTTCCGAGAAATACAGTTATGATGCAGGATTTGAAAAGATCATGAGGCATATAGGATTAGGATGA
- a CDS encoding CgeB family protein, whose amino-acid sequence MKIFFLDWKSLGNEDIVSAAQYLNQNGYSIEISLYPFDNHIEDDDKEAADKLTQEIKKESPDFVMSFNYFPLVSKACKEVGVKYAAWVYDNPAVRLFSYTLVNDCNYVFVFDSQMYETFASQGIKTVHYLPMAAAVRRYDALPADPEKEKKLSGKISFVGHLYSENHNYYDRLMEKASDYLKGYLEGIIRFQMEIQGVNLVDRFFPPQAMQEMVDILGIKPSYDSVATYEYLYSNYVINRKITSLERSEILTEIGKKYPVELYTSNTSFKPQGVTNHGEVDYYLSMPYVFKNSDINLNITLRSIQRGIPLRIMDIMGCGGFVLTNYQEDMLDFFVPGEDFVYYESRQDLMDKIDYYLAHEDERLRIAENGHRKVAADHTYEQRLAEIINVVMG is encoded by the coding sequence ATGAAAATATTTTTTCTGGACTGGAAGAGCCTCGGAAATGAGGATATAGTCAGTGCTGCGCAGTATCTTAATCAAAATGGGTATTCGATAGAAATAAGTTTATATCCATTTGATAATCACATCGAGGATGATGACAAAGAAGCTGCAGATAAGCTCACACAGGAGATTAAGAAGGAATCTCCTGACTTTGTCATGTCTTTTAACTATTTCCCACTAGTATCAAAAGCTTGTAAGGAAGTCGGCGTTAAGTACGCTGCCTGGGTTTACGATAATCCGGCAGTAAGGCTTTTCTCGTACACTCTTGTAAATGACTGCAATTATGTGTTTGTGTTTGACTCGCAGATGTATGAGACTTTTGCAAGCCAGGGAATAAAGACAGTACATTATCTTCCAATGGCAGCAGCTGTGAGGCGCTATGATGCACTTCCTGCTGATCCGGAAAAAGAAAAGAAGCTGTCAGGAAAGATTTCTTTTGTTGGTCATTTATATAGTGAGAACCACAATTACTATGACAGATTGATGGAAAAGGCATCGGATTATCTCAAAGGATACCTTGAGGGAATCATCAGATTCCAAATGGAAATCCAAGGGGTAAACTTGGTAGACAGGTTTTTCCCACCACAGGCAATGCAGGAAATGGTAGATATTCTGGGAATCAAGCCTTCATACGACAGTGTGGCTACCTATGAATATTTATATTCGAATTATGTTATCAACAGAAAGATAACATCATTGGAACGAAGTGAGATTCTGACTGAGATAGGAAAAAAATACCCTGTAGAGCTTTATACTTCTAACACCAGCTTTAAGCCACAGGGCGTCACCAATCACGGTGAAGTAGATTATTACCTGAGCATGCCCTATGTGTTCAAGAACTCTGATATCAACCTGAATATTACCCTTAGAAGTATCCAAAGGGGAATACCTCTTAGAATCATGGACATAATGGGCTGCGGAGGATTTGTTCTTACAAATTATCAGGAAGATATGCTTGATTTCTTTGTTCCCGGCGAGGACTTTGTTTACTATGAGAGCAGACAGGACTTGATGGATAAGATTGATTACTACCTGGCTCATGAGGATGAGAGGCTTAGGATTGCAGAAAATGGTCATAGGAAGGTCGCTGCAGATCATACCTATGAACAGAGACTTGCAGAAATCATAAATGTAGTCATGGGATGA
- a CDS encoding glycosyltransferase family 2 protein, protein MDNEHKFDMLVVITPKDFSRLIDLYPRLIDSFPYGKVMFVSAPETSEIIANSSLKDKAWAVDENSLISFDDVHECIRKKMENILAGRDLPRGITGWYYQQFLKMQYAYLCKDEYYMVWDGDTIPCKQISMFQEESGKPYLDMKHEYHAEYFETMGVILPGFGKVIERSFISEHMLFRVDIMRKLIEDIEKNNNIPGTKFWEKIINAIPEDKIQSSAFSEFETYGTYTALKFMDVYKLREWHSFRQGGNFFDYKTISDRDFKWLSQDFEAISFEKGHEVREDNANLFDNPYYQEKLTPKQMLQAAQMEYKDGYKEVWADDMDAAKANTTSGSFLSGDVVPESPLKYLDRDTYKIYEALGDELTDRNVNQAYLCYENAEFLCQDENGRSDISSKKQELVESGAVNVNKTAFVVLSYNNLYFTQRCIESIYTNCNPDSYLLVIFDNGSTDGSQEWLAKWGDDHDEALIILNEENLGFSSGNNAACQYVPEGYDIFYLNNDTRMPANALFWMRMGLYSSDDVGGVGGLQSYADADQLLDVKFDLPEQYVEFGASHNVPMDIYLEEQSKLCGFAMMIRRKVYEATGGFDEQFNPGFLEDDDLSLRVRELGYKLLVCHNAYIYHAGSQSFIKRNDTNELFLKHREILLRKWSFDSSKYAVMSENELAYISNIAKKGYDTNSSFKFLHIGCGCGNMLGRIHLLYPNARLYGVEPNDDVRKFTISCVDVYKDINELPLDLSEFDFVARDLG, encoded by the coding sequence ATGGATAATGAGCATAAATTCGACATGCTTGTTGTGATAACTCCAAAGGATTTCAGCAGGCTCATTGATCTATATCCAAGACTGATAGACAGCTTTCCATATGGAAAGGTGATGTTTGTCAGCGCGCCTGAGACCAGCGAGATAATTGCTAATAGTTCACTGAAGGACAAGGCGTGGGCCGTGGATGAGAATAGTCTTATCTCATTTGATGATGTTCACGAGTGCATCAGAAAGAAGATGGAGAATATCCTTGCAGGCAGAGACCTTCCAAGAGGTATTACGGGCTGGTATTATCAGCAGTTTCTCAAGATGCAGTATGCATACCTGTGTAAGGATGAATACTACATGGTCTGGGATGGAGATACTATTCCCTGTAAGCAGATATCCATGTTTCAGGAAGAATCAGGTAAACCCTATCTTGATATGAAGCATGAATACCATGCTGAATACTTTGAGACAATGGGAGTGATTCTGCCAGGCTTTGGCAAGGTTATCGAGAGATCTTTTATCTCAGAGCACATGCTGTTTCGCGTAGATATCATGCGAAAGCTTATAGAAGATATAGAGAAAAACAATAACATACCTGGAACTAAATTCTGGGAAAAGATAATAAATGCTATTCCTGAGGACAAGATTCAGAGTTCAGCTTTTAGTGAATTTGAAACCTACGGAACCTATACAGCACTAAAATTTATGGATGTCTACAAGCTTCGTGAGTGGCATTCCTTCAGACAGGGCGGTAATTTTTTTGACTACAAAACTATTTCGGATAGAGATTTTAAGTGGCTTTCTCAGGATTTTGAAGCAATATCCTTTGAAAAGGGACATGAAGTCAGAGAAGATAATGCCAATCTTTTTGATAATCCATATTATCAGGAAAAGCTTACCCCCAAGCAGATGCTACAGGCGGCACAGATGGAGTATAAGGACGGATATAAGGAAGTCTGGGCAGATGACATGGATGCTGCCAAGGCAAATACAACAAGTGGTAGTTTCTTATCTGGCGATGTAGTACCTGAGAGCCCGCTTAAGTATCTTGATAGGGATACCTATAAGATATATGAGGCACTTGGAGATGAGCTTACTGATAGGAATGTGAATCAGGCTTATCTGTGCTACGAAAATGCAGAGTTTTTATGTCAGGATGAGAATGGACGCAGTGATATTAGCAGTAAAAAGCAAGAGCTTGTAGAGTCAGGGGCTGTTAATGTGAACAAAACTGCGTTTGTTGTGCTGTCCTACAACAATCTGTATTTCACACAGAGATGTATCGAGAGTATTTACACCAATTGCAATCCGGATAGTTACCTTCTTGTTATTTTTGATAATGGCTCTACAGATGGAAGTCAGGAGTGGCTTGCCAAGTGGGGCGATGATCACGATGAAGCTTTGATAATCCTTAATGAAGAGAATCTGGGTTTTTCATCTGGGAATAATGCTGCATGTCAGTATGTTCCAGAAGGATACGATATCTTTTACCTCAATAATGATACCAGAATGCCAGCTAATGCACTGTTTTGGATGAGGATGGGACTATACTCATCGGATGATGTTGGCGGCGTTGGCGGCTTACAAAGTTATGCTGATGCTGATCAGCTTTTGGATGTTAAGTTTGATCTGCCAGAACAGTATGTGGAGTTTGGAGCATCACACAATGTTCCTATGGATATTTATCTTGAGGAACAGAGTAAGCTATGCGGTTTTGCCATGATGATAAGACGTAAGGTTTACGAGGCGACAGGAGGCTTTGATGAGCAGTTTAATCCGGGATTTCTGGAGGATGACGATCTGAGTCTACGAGTAAGAGAGCTGGGCTACAAGCTTCTGGTATGTCATAATGCCTATATTTATCATGCTGGAAGCCAGAGCTTTATCAAGCGAAATGACACCAATGAACTGTTCTTAAAGCACAGAGAGATATTACTTAGGAAGTGGAGCTTTGATTCCTCTAAGTATGCTGTAATGAGCGAAAATGAGCTGGCATACATAAGTAATATTGCGAAAAAAGGGTATGATACAAACAGCTCTTTTAAGTTTCTGCATATAGGTTGCGGTTGCGGAAATATGCTGGGACGAATTCATTTGCTTTATCCCAATGCCAGGCTCTATGGAGTAGAGCCTAATGATGATGTAAGAAAGTTTACTATATCCTGCGTTGATGTTTATAAAGATATAAATGAGTTGCCACTTGATTTATCAGAGTTTGATTTTGTAGCAAGGGATCTGGGATGA
- a CDS encoding glycosyltransferase family protein, which translates to MNDRKITFIICVNNEKYMDECRYYISQLEMPEGFERDIIEVREAKSMTSGYQTAMESSDAKYKIYMHQDVFLINRKMLHEMLDIFSDESIGLIGTFGGSLYPDGDVHLYWDKGSTLNANYSFVEQYKFGQMPIYEEVDAVDGMFMATQYDIDWDLRFTGFHMYDVTQSIRFRQSGYKVCVSMNDDSWTLHDSGYCDLSVYDDYREKLFEYYPECFYEKKNIERDPSQFDDDEVSLNKLFDEIIVSEKENYGHSKYENMTIESFWEEYCNVKFPVRRMEFGFPKEGWICLKNWILEKKITPTFLFFVAAHACLDPQKVADQIDELFA; encoded by the coding sequence ATGAATGACAGGAAGATAACTTTTATAATCTGCGTGAATAATGAAAAATATATGGATGAGTGCAGATACTATATAAGTCAGCTTGAAATGCCAGAAGGCTTTGAAAGGGATATCATTGAAGTTCGGGAAGCAAAGAGCATGACTTCAGGCTATCAGACTGCCATGGAATCCTCTGATGCCAAATACAAAATATATATGCATCAAGATGTATTTCTTATCAACAGGAAAATGCTTCATGAAATGCTGGATATCTTTTCTGATGAATCTATAGGACTGATAGGAACTTTTGGAGGAAGCTTGTATCCTGATGGAGATGTGCATCTATATTGGGATAAGGGATCAACGCTCAATGCCAATTATTCTTTTGTAGAGCAGTATAAATTCGGCCAGATGCCTATATACGAAGAGGTGGATGCTGTGGATGGAATGTTCATGGCAACACAGTACGACATTGATTGGGACCTGCGTTTTACAGGGTTTCATATGTATGATGTAACTCAGTCTATCAGGTTCAGACAGTCAGGCTACAAGGTTTGTGTTTCAATGAATGACGATAGTTGGACGTTGCATGATTCGGGGTATTGTGACCTTTCAGTATATGATGATTACAGGGAAAAACTATTTGAATACTATCCGGAATGCTTTTATGAGAAAAAGAATATAGAAAGAGACCCTTCACAGTTTGATGACGATGAAGTGTCTCTAAACAAGCTCTTTGATGAAATTATTGTTTCTGAAAAAGAAAACTATGGACATTCCAAATATGAGAACATGACAATAGAGTCTTTCTGGGAAGAATACTGTAATGTTAAATTCCCGGTAAGACGCATGGAGTTTGGCTTTCCTAAAGAGGGCTGGATATGCCTTAAGAACTGGATTCTGGAAAAAAAGATTACTCCTACATTTCTCTTTTTTGTAGCTGCCCATGCATGTCTAGATCCTCAAAAAGTCGCTGACCAGATAGATGAGTTGTTTGCATAG